Proteins encoded together in one Streptomyces sp. B1I3 window:
- the tkt gene encoding transketolase, which translates to MAPERSSSGSTASRDPGLARPVAARAGWGEVDLRAVDTVRVLAADAVQKTGNGHPGTAMSLAPLAYLLFQQVMRHDPADDQWLGRDRFVLSCGHTSLTLYIQLYLAGYGLEMEDLKALRTWGSATPGHPEYRHTRGVEITTGPLGQGMGAAVGMAMAARRERGLLDPDAAPGASPFDHHVYVVASDGDMMEGVASEASSLAGHQRLGNLIAFYDSNHISIEDDTDISFSEDVPARYAAYGWHVQTVDWTRTGDYVEDVDALLAAIEAAKEERDRPSLIMLRTIIGWPAPTKRNTGKAHGSALGDDEVAGTKRLLGFDPEAFFAIEDEVLAHTRAVGERARQARKRWDSGYQDWRTANPDRAALLDRLREQRLPEGWTEALPVFPADPKGMATRKASGEVLTALAPVLPELWGGSADLAGSNNTTMKDEPSFVPADRQTEEFKGGPYGRTLHFGIREHAMGAVLNGVALQSLTRPYGGTFLTFSDYMRPAVRLAALMKLPATYVWTHDSIGLGEDGPTHQPVEHLAALRAIPGLDVVRPADANETSVCWRTILEHTDRPAGLVLTRQNLPVLERGDGSLAPAEGAARGAYVLAGEPGDGAPDVILVATGSEVHIALDARALLAAEGLSVRVVSMPCREWFAAQPAAYQDEVLPPDVRARVSVEAAVGQGWREVVGDAGRIVSLEHYGESADYQRLYEEFGFTADVVAAAARDSIGDAAAAPVPGGRRPASG; encoded by the coding sequence ATGGCGCCCGAGCGATCCTCTTCCGGCAGCACGGCCTCGCGCGACCCCGGCCTCGCCCGGCCGGTGGCCGCACGAGCGGGGTGGGGTGAGGTGGACCTGCGCGCGGTGGACACCGTACGCGTGCTGGCCGCGGACGCCGTCCAGAAGACGGGCAACGGACACCCCGGCACGGCGATGAGCCTCGCACCGCTCGCCTACCTGCTGTTCCAGCAGGTCATGCGGCACGATCCGGCCGACGACCAGTGGCTGGGCAGGGACCGCTTCGTCCTCTCGTGCGGCCACACCAGCCTCACGCTGTACATCCAGCTCTACCTGGCGGGCTACGGCCTGGAGATGGAGGACCTGAAGGCGCTGCGGACCTGGGGGTCGGCGACCCCCGGGCACCCCGAGTACCGGCACACCCGGGGCGTCGAGATCACCACCGGCCCGCTCGGCCAGGGCATGGGTGCGGCCGTCGGCATGGCGATGGCCGCACGCAGGGAGCGCGGACTGCTCGACCCGGACGCCGCTCCCGGCGCCAGCCCCTTCGACCACCACGTGTACGTGGTCGCCTCGGACGGCGACATGATGGAGGGCGTCGCCTCCGAGGCCTCGTCACTCGCCGGCCACCAGCGACTGGGCAACCTCATCGCGTTCTACGACTCGAACCACATCTCCATCGAGGACGACACCGACATCTCCTTCAGCGAGGACGTCCCCGCCCGCTACGCCGCCTACGGCTGGCATGTACAGACGGTGGACTGGACGCGCACGGGAGACTACGTCGAGGACGTGGACGCGCTGCTGGCCGCGATCGAGGCGGCGAAGGAGGAGCGGGACCGCCCGTCGTTGATCATGCTGCGCACGATCATCGGGTGGCCCGCGCCGACCAAGAGGAACACCGGCAAGGCCCACGGGTCCGCGCTGGGCGACGACGAGGTCGCCGGCACCAAACGCCTGCTGGGCTTCGACCCCGAGGCGTTCTTCGCGATCGAGGACGAGGTCCTCGCCCACACCCGGGCGGTGGGGGAGCGGGCCCGTCAGGCGCGGAAGCGCTGGGACTCCGGCTACCAGGACTGGCGGACCGCGAACCCGGACCGGGCGGCGCTGCTGGACCGGCTGCGTGAACAGAGGCTGCCCGAGGGCTGGACCGAGGCGCTGCCCGTGTTCCCGGCCGATCCGAAGGGCATGGCCACCCGCAAGGCGTCGGGTGAGGTGCTCACCGCACTCGCGCCGGTCCTGCCGGAACTGTGGGGCGGCTCAGCTGACCTCGCCGGCAGCAACAACACCACCATGAAGGACGAGCCGTCCTTCGTCCCCGCCGACCGGCAGACCGAGGAGTTCAAGGGCGGCCCCTACGGACGGACCCTGCACTTCGGCATCCGGGAACACGCGATGGGCGCCGTACTCAACGGCGTCGCCCTGCAGAGCCTCACCCGCCCCTACGGCGGTACGTTCCTGACGTTCAGCGACTACATGCGGCCCGCGGTACGCCTCGCGGCCCTGATGAAGCTTCCCGCCACCTACGTGTGGACCCACGACTCGATCGGCCTGGGGGAGGACGGCCCGACACACCAGCCGGTCGAACACCTCGCGGCCCTGCGCGCGATCCCGGGGCTCGACGTCGTACGCCCGGCCGACGCGAACGAGACCTCGGTCTGCTGGCGGACGATCCTGGAGCACACCGACCGGCCCGCCGGCCTGGTCCTGACCCGGCAGAACCTGCCCGTGCTGGAGCGGGGGGACGGGTCCCTCGCCCCGGCCGAGGGCGCGGCACGGGGGGCCTACGTCCTCGCCGGGGAGCCCGGGGACGGCGCTCCCGACGTCATCCTGGTGGCGACGGGGTCCGAGGTGCACATCGCCCTCGACGCACGTGCCCTCCTCGCCGCCGAGGGCCTCTCCGTACGCGTCGTCTCGATGCCCTGCCGCGAGTGGTTCGCCGCCCAGCCCGCCGCCTACCAGGACGAGGTGCTGCCACCGGACGTGCGCGCCCGGGTCAGTGTCGAGGCGGCCGTCGGCCAGGGCTGGCGCGAGGTGGTCGGCGACGCCGGCCGGATCGTGAGCCTCGAGCACTACGGCGAGTCCGCCGACTACCAGCGGCTCTACGAGGAGTTCGGCTTCACCGCGGACGTCGTCGCCGCGGCCGCCCGCGACAGCATCGGCGACGCGGCCGCCGCCCCCGTGCCCGGCGGCCGGCGCCCCGCCTCGGGCTGA
- a CDS encoding NHLP bacteriocin export ABC transporter permease/ATPase subunit has translation MTSVHHLDGTVAPAHDPVVAALGGLGAPIDCTGLRSLSLEGPQVLWLVVGGALDLFAVDAAAQGHWHFLGRLEPGTLVLGPVEGPQHTLVGRPLRECALRRIPLRELYPPATPDQGYDHGYGYGSAHATGDAATDALEHAFSLGVGRGRRVLFEAPLEGRTALDETIGDDDVLWLPVSPGSVQYGAAFSSEAAGDLLVDGAMWQGMVNQQYRLLSTLDRWIEQSERAHEDRTAAGMKAGEAVRKEADQALLSSIGRSGRSPSRTAGATEDAVYAACRLVARESGITLAERAASGGVSERTDPVERVAVASRIRTRPVRLAGRWWRENSGPLVGHRAASGAPVALLWRRGGYDVVNPLTGRRARVDSATAQELDERAVMFYRPLPERPLGKWQLLRFSLRGTRGDLRNLVLAGLVTVALGSLVPIATGQVLGVYVPNAQNSLIVQVSLAVIVTGVVSAAFMLLQNLTILRMEGRIESTLQPAVWDRLLRLPAKFFTERSTGELASAAMGVSAIRRVLSGIGPVAVQAGTLGAVNLGLLLWFSVPLALTAVAMLVVIAGVFLTMGMWELRWQRRLVELGNKLNNQAFQTLRGLPKLRVAAAESFAYGAWAEQFARSRDLQKRAGRIKNLTTVLNAAYLPLCSLVMFVLLAGPARGSLSAGEFLTFNTSVTMLLTAVTQLTGAFVSAASVLPMFEQIKPVLDEAPEVRDSGTQPGALSGAIEARGVSFRYTDDGPLVLDDLSLTVHPGEFVAIVGPSGCGKSTLLRLLIGFDEPASGSVLYDGQDLAALDRAAVRRQCGVVLQHAQPLSGSILDCICGAEVFTQEEAWEAAAMAGLAEDIKRMPMGMHTMISGSGAVSGGQRQRLMIAQALVRRPRILFFDEATSALDNETQRTVIESTRSLRATRVVIAHRLSTVLDADRVIVMSQGRVVQQGPPAELLADTGGRLHELVRRQMR, from the coding sequence GTGACATCCGTACACCACCTCGACGGCACCGTGGCCCCTGCGCACGACCCGGTCGTCGCGGCGCTGGGGGGCCTCGGCGCGCCGATCGACTGCACCGGGTTGCGCAGCCTTTCGCTCGAAGGGCCCCAGGTGCTGTGGCTCGTGGTGGGCGGTGCCCTGGACCTCTTCGCGGTCGACGCCGCGGCCCAGGGGCACTGGCACTTCCTCGGCCGTCTGGAGCCGGGGACCCTGGTCCTGGGACCGGTGGAGGGACCGCAGCACACGCTGGTCGGACGGCCGCTGCGGGAGTGCGCACTGCGGCGCATCCCGTTGCGGGAGCTGTACCCGCCCGCGACACCGGACCAGGGCTACGACCACGGGTACGGGTACGGCAGCGCCCACGCGACCGGGGACGCGGCGACGGATGCGCTGGAACACGCCTTCTCACTGGGCGTCGGACGTGGCCGGCGAGTGCTTTTCGAGGCTCCGCTGGAGGGCCGGACCGCGCTCGACGAGACGATCGGTGACGACGACGTCCTCTGGCTTCCGGTGTCGCCCGGCAGCGTGCAGTACGGGGCCGCGTTCAGCTCCGAGGCCGCCGGTGACCTGCTCGTCGACGGCGCGATGTGGCAGGGGATGGTCAACCAGCAGTACCGACTGCTGTCGACGCTGGACCGCTGGATCGAGCAGTCGGAGCGTGCGCACGAGGACCGCACGGCGGCCGGCATGAAGGCGGGCGAAGCCGTCCGCAAGGAGGCCGATCAGGCGCTGTTGTCCTCGATCGGCCGGTCCGGCAGGAGTCCGTCCCGGACGGCGGGGGCGACGGAGGACGCGGTCTACGCGGCCTGCCGGCTGGTGGCGCGCGAGTCGGGCATCACGCTCGCGGAACGCGCGGCGAGCGGTGGGGTGAGCGAGCGGACCGACCCGGTCGAACGGGTCGCGGTCGCCTCGCGGATCCGTACCCGTCCGGTCCGCCTCGCCGGGCGCTGGTGGCGGGAGAACTCCGGCCCCCTGGTCGGCCACCGGGCCGCCTCGGGGGCACCGGTCGCCCTGCTGTGGCGCCGTGGCGGGTACGACGTGGTCAACCCGCTGACGGGCCGTCGCGCCCGGGTCGACAGTGCCACCGCACAGGAGCTGGACGAGCGCGCCGTCATGTTCTACCGGCCGCTCCCGGAGCGGCCGCTCGGCAAGTGGCAGCTGCTGCGCTTCAGCCTGCGCGGCACGCGGGGCGATCTGCGGAACCTGGTCCTGGCCGGCCTGGTGACGGTCGCGCTCGGCTCCCTCGTGCCGATCGCGACGGGCCAGGTGCTCGGCGTGTACGTACCGAACGCGCAGAACTCCCTCATCGTGCAGGTCTCGCTCGCCGTGATCGTCACCGGTGTCGTCTCCGCGGCCTTCATGCTCCTGCAGAACCTGACCATCCTGCGGATGGAGGGCCGCATCGAGAGCACGCTCCAGCCCGCGGTGTGGGACCGGCTGCTGCGCCTGCCGGCGAAGTTCTTCACCGAGCGCTCCACCGGAGAGCTGGCGAGTGCGGCGATGGGTGTCAGCGCGATCCGCCGGGTGCTGTCCGGCATCGGGCCCGTCGCGGTGCAGGCAGGCACGCTCGGGGCGGTGAACCTGGGCCTCCTGCTCTGGTTCAGTGTGCCGCTCGCACTCACCGCCGTCGCGATGCTGGTGGTCATCGCGGGGGTGTTCCTCACCATGGGTATGTGGGAGCTGCGCTGGCAGCGCCGCCTGGTCGAGCTCGGCAACAAGCTGAACAACCAGGCGTTCCAGACGCTGCGCGGGCTGCCCAAGCTGCGGGTCGCCGCGGCGGAGAGCTTCGCGTACGGGGCGTGGGCGGAACAGTTCGCCCGCAGCCGCGATCTGCAGAAGCGGGCGGGCCGGATCAAGAACCTCACGACGGTCCTGAACGCCGCCTACCTTCCGCTGTGTTCCCTGGTCATGTTCGTCCTGCTGGCGGGTCCGGCGCGCGGTTCGCTGTCCGCCGGTGAGTTCCTGACCTTCAACACCTCGGTGACCATGCTGCTGACAGCGGTCACGCAGCTCACGGGGGCGTTCGTGTCCGCCGCCTCCGTGCTGCCGATGTTCGAGCAGATCAAGCCGGTGCTGGACGAGGCGCCCGAGGTGCGGGACTCCGGTACGCAGCCGGGCGCCCTGTCCGGGGCGATCGAGGCGAGGGGCGTCTCCTTCCGGTACACCGACGACGGTCCCCTGGTGCTGGACGACCTGTCGCTGACGGTGCACCCCGGCGAGTTCGTGGCGATCGTGGGCCCCAGCGGGTGCGGCAAGTCGACGCTGCTGAGGCTGCTCATCGGCTTCGACGAGCCGGCCTCGGGCAGCGTCCTGTACGACGGCCAGGACCTGGCGGCGCTCGACCGGGCGGCGGTGCGCCGCCAGTGCGGGGTCGTCCTGCAGCACGCCCAGCCGCTGTCCGGGTCGATCCTGGACTGCATCTGCGGCGCCGAGGTCTTCACCCAGGAAGAGGCCTGGGAGGCGGCCGCCATGGCCGGCCTCGCCGAGGACATCAAGCGCATGCCGATGGGAATGCACACGATGATCTCCGGGAGCGGTGCTGTCTCAGGGGGACAGCGCCAGCGTCTGATGATCGCCCAGGCTCTGGTCCGGCGCCCCCGGATCCTGTTCTTCGACGAGGCCACCAGCGCGCTCGACAACGAGACCCAGCGCACCGTGATCGAGAGCACCCGGTCCCTGCGGGCCACCCGCGTCGTCATCGCCCACCGGCTGTCCACGGTGCTGGACGCCGACCGTGTGATCGTCATGTCGCAGGGCCGTGTCGTCCAGCAGGGGCCGCCCGCCGAACTGCTCGCGGACACGGGCGGGCGGCTCCATGAGCTGGTGCGGCGTCAGATGCGCTGA
- a CDS encoding NHLP family bacteriocin export ABC transporter peptidase/permease/ATPase subunit — MTAPRPSPAAQQLPPAGRGRHRPASAPAGRRRPRSAPKTGRPKTVRTPTVLQMEALECGAASLAMVLAHYGRHVPLEELRIACGVSRDGSRASNVLKAARSYGLQAKGMQMETAALAEVRAPAILFWEFNHYVVYEGTGRRLGRRGVYINDPAKGRRFVPAEDFDTSFTGVVLVLEPGEGFRRGGRKPGVMSALPARLRGTSGTMLAALLASLLLVAVGAALPALSRTYIDMFLIGEQTSLLGVLFTAMGVMVALTLVLTWLQQANLLRGRIISSTLSSARFFRHLLRLPVTFFAQRSPADLVQRLQSNDAVAETLARDLTAAGVDGIVVLLYAFLLWTYDPQLTVIGVGIALLNVVAMRIVVRLRATGTQKLRADSARLTNTSYTGLQLIETMKATGGENGYFRRWAGQHATTLEEQQRLGVPSAWLGVVAPALATLNSALILWIGGLRAVEGHISIGLLVAFQALVTRFTAPVTRLNGVAGRIQDFAADVARLKDVENFPVDALYSRREPAASTRRLKGHVTLQDITFGYSPLDKPLLTGFSLSVGPGQQVALVGGSGSGKSTVSRLISGLYSPWEGTIRIDGQRLQDIPRGALAASVSFVDQDVFLFEGTVRDNVALWDPSVPDDAVVAALEDAALYDVVARRPSGIHSRVEQDGRNFSGGQRQRLEIARALVRRPSILVLDEVTSALDAETEQIIIDNLRRRGCACVVIAHRLSTVRDSDEIVVLDHGSVVERGRHEDLVAAGGPYAELVREH; from the coding sequence GTGACCGCCCCGCGCCCCTCCCCCGCAGCGCAGCAGCTGCCCCCCGCCGGTCGCGGCAGACACCGTCCCGCGAGCGCGCCCGCCGGCAGGCGGCGACCCAGGTCCGCGCCGAAGACCGGCCGGCCGAAGACCGTGCGCACTCCCACCGTGCTTCAGATGGAGGCGCTCGAGTGCGGCGCGGCCTCGCTCGCCATGGTCCTCGCCCACTACGGCCGGCACGTGCCGCTCGAAGAGCTGCGCATCGCCTGCGGTGTCTCACGCGACGGCTCGCGGGCCAGCAACGTGCTCAAGGCGGCCCGGAGTTACGGACTCCAGGCCAAGGGCATGCAGATGGAGACCGCCGCTCTCGCCGAGGTCCGGGCCCCCGCCATCCTGTTCTGGGAGTTCAACCACTACGTCGTGTACGAGGGCACGGGGCGCCGTCTCGGGCGGCGGGGCGTGTACATCAACGACCCGGCCAAGGGCCGCCGTTTCGTACCGGCCGAGGATTTCGACACCAGCTTCACCGGGGTCGTGCTCGTGCTGGAACCCGGTGAGGGCTTCCGGCGCGGCGGCCGGAAGCCCGGTGTCATGAGCGCGCTTCCCGCCCGGCTGCGCGGCACCTCCGGAACGATGCTGGCCGCACTGCTCGCCAGCCTGCTGCTCGTGGCGGTCGGCGCGGCGCTGCCCGCCCTCAGCCGTACGTACATCGACATGTTCCTGATCGGCGAACAGACCTCCCTGCTGGGGGTGCTGTTCACCGCGATGGGCGTGATGGTCGCGCTCACGCTCGTACTGACCTGGCTGCAGCAGGCCAACCTGCTGCGCGGGCGCATCATCTCCTCCACGCTTTCCAGCGCCCGCTTCTTCCGCCATCTGCTGCGGCTGCCGGTCACCTTCTTCGCCCAGCGCAGCCCCGCCGACCTCGTGCAGCGGCTGCAGTCGAACGACGCGGTCGCCGAGACGCTCGCCCGGGACCTCACCGCGGCCGGTGTGGACGGCATCGTCGTCCTGCTCTACGCGTTCCTGCTGTGGACCTACGATCCGCAGCTGACCGTCATCGGCGTGGGCATCGCCCTGCTCAACGTGGTGGCGATGCGCATCGTCGTACGTCTGCGGGCCACCGGCACCCAGAAACTGCGGGCCGACAGCGCACGGCTGACCAACACGTCGTACACCGGTCTGCAGCTGATCGAGACGATGAAGGCGACCGGCGGGGAGAACGGCTACTTCCGCCGCTGGGCCGGCCAGCACGCGACCACGCTGGAGGAGCAGCAGCGTCTCGGGGTGCCGAGCGCGTGGCTGGGCGTCGTCGCCCCGGCACTCGCGACGCTGAACAGTGCGCTGATCCTGTGGATCGGCGGCCTGCGCGCCGTCGAGGGGCACATCTCGATCGGTCTGCTCGTCGCCTTCCAGGCGCTGGTGACCCGTTTCACCGCACCGGTCACCCGGCTCAACGGCGTGGCGGGCCGGATCCAGGACTTCGCGGCCGACGTGGCCCGTCTGAAGGACGTCGAGAACTTCCCGGTCGACGCCCTGTACTCACGCCGGGAGCCCGCCGCGAGCACCCGCCGCCTCAAGGGCCATGTGACCCTGCAAGACATCACCTTCGGCTACAGCCCGCTCGACAAACCGCTGCTCACCGGCTTCTCGCTGTCCGTCGGGCCGGGACAGCAGGTGGCGCTGGTCGGTGGGTCGGGCAGTGGCAAGTCGACGGTCTCCCGGCTGATCTCGGGGCTCTACAGCCCGTGGGAGGGCACGATCCGCATCGACGGGCAGCGCCTGCAGGACATACCCCGGGGCGCACTGGCCGCTTCCGTGTCCTTCGTGGACCAGGACGTGTTCCTGTTCGAGGGGACGGTCCGTGACAACGTGGCCCTGTGGGACCCCTCGGTCCCCGACGACGCCGTCGTCGCCGCTCTCGAGGACGCCGCTCTGTACGACGTCGTCGCCCGCCGCCCGAGCGGTATCCACAGCAGGGTGGAGCAGGACGGCCGCAACTTCTCCGGCGGGCAGCGTCAGCGCCTCGAGATAGCACGGGCGCTGGTGCGCCGCCCCAGCATCCTGGTGCTGGACGAGGTCACCAGTGCGCTGGACGCGGAGACCGAACAGATCATCATCGACAACCTGCGGCGGCGCGGCTGCGCCTGCGTCGTGATCGCCCACCGGCTGAGCACGGTCCGCGACAGCGACGAGATCGTGGTGCTGGACCATGGATCCGTCGTGGAGCGCGGCCGGCACGAGGACCTGGTGGCCGCGGGCGGCCCGTACGCCGAGCTGGTCAGGGAGCACTAG
- a CDS encoding HlyD family efflux transporter periplasmic adaptor subunit, translated as MQFRQQALTKLQSPEQLDLPVRFARPQGLLVLGVTVVVMAAACFWAVTGSLSTTVGAPGILTHARGSYVLQSPVSGQITEVLAEEGETLPADTPLLKVRTQQGERVVRTIDGGRLTTVTATIGAVVTTGADVASVERVDGPDDPLVVMLYVPGSSASGIRVGAPVDVTVQSVPTQQYGVLRGRVAAVGRTARTQQQITRFLGDAQLGEEFSRHGRPMAVLVRLEPSAATKSGYRWSSAQGPPYALGSMTPADGSVHLADQRPIDWLLP; from the coding sequence GTGCAGTTCCGCCAACAGGCGCTGACCAAGCTGCAGTCGCCCGAGCAGCTCGACCTGCCGGTGCGCTTCGCCCGCCCGCAGGGCCTGCTCGTCCTGGGTGTCACCGTGGTCGTCATGGCCGCCGCCTGCTTCTGGGCCGTCACCGGCTCCCTCTCCACCACGGTCGGCGCCCCCGGCATCCTCACCCATGCCCGGGGCAGCTACGTCCTGCAGAGCCCGGTGTCCGGCCAGATCACCGAGGTGCTCGCCGAGGAGGGCGAGACCCTCCCGGCCGACACCCCCCTGCTCAAGGTCCGTACACAGCAGGGCGAGCGGGTCGTCCGCACGATCGACGGGGGCCGGCTCACCACGGTGACGGCCACGATCGGCGCGGTCGTCACCACCGGTGCGGACGTGGCGAGCGTCGAACGCGTCGACGGCCCGGACGACCCCCTGGTCGTCATGCTCTACGTACCGGGCAGCAGTGCCTCCGGGATCCGGGTCGGCGCCCCGGTGGACGTCACCGTCCAGTCCGTACCCACCCAGCAGTACGGAGTGCTGCGCGGGCGGGTGGCCGCGGTCGGCAGGACGGCCCGCACACAGCAGCAGATCACCCGCTTCCTCGGCGACGCCCAGCTCGGCGAGGAGTTCTCACGGCACGGCAGGCCGATGGCCGTCCTGGTACGGCTGGAGCCTTCGGCCGCCACGAAGTCCGGCTACCGGTGGTCCTCGGCGCAGGGGCCGCCGTACGCACTCGGCTCCATGACCCCGGCCGACGGATCCGTCCACCTGGCCGACCAGCGCCCGATCGATTGGCTGCTCCCGTGA
- a CDS encoding type A2 lantipeptide, giving the protein MNLTPQVETLEISDNDLDNVSGGLIGTVLGNVTATADSIAPVSGVVGSVTGLVESTTGVNTGAVTGLATGLIAGL; this is encoded by the coding sequence ATGAACCTCACCCCCCAGGTCGAGACCCTCGAGATCTCCGACAACGACCTGGACAACGTGTCCGGCGGCCTCATCGGCACCGTGCTCGGCAACGTCACCGCCACCGCCGACTCCATCGCCCCGGTCTCGGGCGTCGTCGGTTCGGTCACCGGCCTGGTCGAGTCGACCACCGGCGTGAACACCGGCGCGGTCACCGGCCTGGCCACCGGCCTCATCGCCGGTCTCTGA